Genomic segment of Steroidobacter denitrificans:
CGTGGCCGGGTCAGGGCCGCGCCAGCGCTGTACGATTCCCCACCCCAGCAGGATGCTCAGTACCACGAATCCAGCGATCGCCACCGGCCGCAGCCGCGGCACGGCGATCGCAACATAGAGAAATGCAGCTGCAAGTATCCAATACATGCGCCAAGGATAACCGCAGGCTGCCGCAACCAGACAGCTAAAACCGCCCGGATATAAAAGATACGCTTGATCCGTGCCGCGAACATGCCAAGATCATCGTTCCCCGCTCCCGCGAAAACGATGACCAACCCGCCACCGCGCGGATGATGAACGCTTTTCCACCATGAAACCGCGCCCCAGCCGATCCCGCAGCCGCGACGATGGCGGCATCGTGTACAGCACCGGCATCGGCGAGCGCTGCCCGAACTGCCTGCGTGCCCGCCCCGAATGCGTCTGCCGCAAAGGCACACCCGGTAAAGGCGCGTCCGGCAAGGCGGCTGCCGACGGCGTCGTACGCGTCAGCCGCGAGACTCAGGGGCGCAAGGGCAAGGGTGTTACCGTCATCGCCGGACTGGGCCTGCCCGAGCCTGAATTGCAGCTGCTTGCCACCGAACTCAAGAAGCACTGCGGCTGCGGCGGCTCGGTGGAGAATGGACGTATCGAGATCCAAGGCGATCATCGCGATCGCCTCGTCGAGGATCTCACCCGGCGCGGCTGGGCGGTGAAACGCGCGGGAGGCTGAGCATCTTTTGCTTACTGGTGCCGCTACTCGCGGTGCGGCGCCATCCGAGTACCTCATCCATCACTTTGGGCCAGGCCGGCCGGCTTCCGAATCGGAAAAAGCGTTGGAATCAAGGCGTGCATTGTTGCGGTGGAATGACAGTGTGTCGCACCTTGGAGTGCTTGTCAGCGGCTGGAGTTTATTCCTACACTTGGTCGTAGTTGATTGAAAATTATCCGACTTCATACGGTGGAGAAACTGCATGCAGCTTAACGACTGGGCGACAACCCGTCTTCGGGACACTCAAGCTCGATGCCAATGGCATGCTGGACGACCGGCAAAACCGCATCCGCCGAAATCGCTTCGTTGCGTGAGCGCGTGAAGACGATGACTGCCAAGAATCTTCCCCTCGCCGGAATCAAGGTCGTCGAAGTCTCCATGTGGGCCTTCGTGCCGGCGGCAGGCGCCGTGCTTGCCGATATGGGTGCCGAGGTAGTAAAGATCGAGCCGCATACCGGTGATCCGATGCGCGGACTCACTTATCAGGGCATCGCTCCTGGTACCGGAGGTTTCACCTTCCTCTGGGATATTTTCAATCGCGGCAAACGCAGCGTCGCGATGGACCTGAACGTCGAGGGTGCCACGGATGTGTTGCACCGGCTCTTGGAAGATGCCGATGTTTTTCTGGTAAGTCTACTGCCGTCGGCGCGCCGGAAACTGAAGATCGACATCGAGGATATCTGCAGCCGCCATCCCAGGCTCATTTATGCTGTGGGCAGCGGGCAAGGCGCCCATGGTCCCGAGGCGGACAAGGGCGGCTATGACGCGCTCTCCTTCTGGGCGCGCGGCGGTGTAGCCTCTGCGGTAACGCCGGACGACTCGCCGCACGTTCTCCTGCAACCGACCGGCGCCTTCGGCGACAGCATCAGCGGCGCGATCCTGGCCGGCGGCGTTGCAGCGGCACTCGCGCAGCGGGCAATGACCGGCAAGATTTCAGTCGTCGATACCTCACTGCTCGGTACATCCATGTGGGTGATGCAGACCGGCATCATCGGCGCAACGCTCGCCGGCGTAAACGAGTTGCCCAAGCTAAGCCGCGACATCGTGCCGAATCCGCTGGTGAATAGCTACCGCACATCCGATGGACGTTTCATTGCCCTCTGCATGCTGCAAAGCCAGCGCTATTGGCCGGGCTTCTGCAAAGCCGCCGGCCGTCCTGAGCTGATCAACGATCCACGTTTCGATACCGACGAGAACCGCACCGCGAACCTGAAGGCCTGTGTGACCATGCTCGATGAGCTGTTTGCAACACGCACGCTGGCCGAATGGGAGACGATCCTTGCAAGCCAGGAAGGCCAGTGGAACATCGTGCAGCAGGCCGGTGAACTTGCACGGGATCCGCAGGCAGTGGCCAACCGCTTCATCCAGGAGGTCGATTACGGCGACAGCCGGGCACTCAAGATGGTCAGCACGCCCCTGCAGTTCGACCGCCAGGCACTCAATGCCCGTCCGGCCCCCGATCTCGGGGCGCATAACGACCAGGTGCTCGCCGAGCTCGGCTATGACGAGGAACAGATTCTCAACTTGAAGATAGCCGGCATCGTTTCCTGAGACGGCAGCCGACGCACCGAAGATTCGCGTAAGGAGCATTCGATGGCTGAAAGCCTACGACGGTCGACCAGTCCTTTGGCCGAAAAGCTATCCCGAGAGGATTCCTGTCCGCACAAGGGAACTTCGGCATTGGCATCCAACCAGGCCGATCAGGCTGCATCGCATACGGCGGCCGGCGTTCCCAATGGGATCGAGACCGACTGGGATCCAAGGTCTGCCGAAGTTCTGCGCGATCAACGCGCCGCCTATGACTCCATGCGCGAACGCTGTCCCGTCGCCTTCAGCGAGTTCATGCACTGGTCTTTGTTCCGTCACGAGGACATCGAACGTGCGCTCCTGGATCATGAAACCTTCAGCAATGCGGTATCCCAGCATCTCACCGTACCGAACGGCATGGATCCGCCTGAACACACGGCTTACCGCGCCATCATTGATCGCTGTTTCACACCGGAACGCGTCGATGCATTTGCACCCGTCTGCCGCGGGATCGCTGCCGACCTGGTGCGCAACATGCTGGGACGCGACGAGGTGGAGTTGATAGCGGATCTGGCCTTGCCGTTCTCGGTATACGTGCAGTGCGCTCATCTCAACTGGCCGACGACCCTGCATGAGCCGTTGATCCGCTGGACGCGAAGAAACTACGAAGCCAATCTCAAGCGGGATCGGCATATCACCTCGGAAATAGCCCGGGAATTCGAGGCGCTCATCGACGACATGATCGAAGCCCGGTCGCAAGGACAGTCGAAGCCTGAAGACGATCTTACCGCCGTCCTGCTCAATGAGCGCGTGTGGGGACGGCCGCTCAGCAACGAGGAAATCGCCAGCATCCTGCGAAACTGGACTGTCGGTGAGATCGGTTCCATCTCAGCGGCAGTGGGCATCGTGGCCTACTATCTGGCGCAGCATGTCGACTTGCAGCAGCAACTCAGGACACAACCTTCCCTGCTGGATGCCGCTATCGATGAAATCCTGCGCATGTTCGGCCCGTTGGTGGCCAATCGGCGGATCACGACCCGTCCGGTAGAAATCGGCGGCCGGAAGATCGGCGCCGGTGAACGGATATCGCTCATGTGGATCGCCGGCAACAGAGACGGGCGCGTCTTCGATGATCCCGACAGCTTCCGTCTGGATCGCGACCCGGCAAAGAATCTCCTGTATGGGGCGGGCGTTCATGTCTGTCCAGGTGCGCCGCTGGCCAGGCTGGAGTTGCGGATGATCACCGAGGAACTGCTCAGACAGACCACGGCGATCGAGCCAGTGCCCGGTAAAACCCCTGTCAATGCCATTTTCCCTTCGAGTGGATATGCCACGCTGCCGCTGTGTATCAAACGTTGATTACAGAATTTGCTGGCTTGCCGAGCGAGCAGGTTTCCTGAAGTTCCAGATCCTGCAGTTCGGTGCAGGCAATTGTCAGTCAAAGATAGAGGAGTTTCTGAAATGAGTGCCATCCCCGTAAAACTATTATCGTGCGACACCCACCTTGAGCACTGGGGTACGGTGCTCGAGAATTACATTCCGCAAAAACATCATCCTCTGTTCGAACAGGCGCCCTACAAGATCAAGATTCACGGCCACACTCCCTGTTATGGGGACGATGGCGTGAACGTCGCGGCCATCGGCGGCTATCGCGACTACTGGAAGATCAGAAAGGGAACCATCGACATCAAGAAGGACAAGATTCCAGGAACCTATGGCGGACCGGATGAATATGCCGAATGGATGAAGATCGACGGCATCACGGCGGCCGTACTGCTTCCCGGCGGGCCGACGGGCTCTGTCATCGGCGTGGCCCGCGGCACGCTCGATCGGGCTGAATATCTGGACGTGCTGCGGGGTTACAACAACTTCGCCAGCGATTTCTCCAAAGCCTATCCCGATATGTTCCTTGGCGGCGCCTGTATTCCGACGACCGGAATCGATGATGCCATCGCCGAGTTGCAGCGGGTAAGCAAGTTGCCGGGTATTCGTACGGTCGCACCGGCTGCCTTCCCCAATGGTTCGGCCAGTCCGCAACCCGAAGACGATCGTTTCTACCAGGAGGCGATGAATCTTGGCATGCCCATCACCATGCACGGCGGCTGGTCCAGCCCGATCGGCGGCTGCAAGAACGACCAGGACGTGGCTGCCTGGATCATCGGTCATATCGAGGTCGTCACCGGCGGACCCTACAGCGCGACGCAGATGATCCTGTCAGGCGTGTTCGACCGTCTGCCGAACCTGCGCATCATCGTGCTTGAGGCCGGTGCCGGTTGGCTGCCCTTCTCCATGGATGTCATGGATCACTTCTACGATCGCCAGCGCCATTGGGCGGGTATCGACCTGAAGAATCCTCCCTCCTGGTACTGCACCAGCGGCAATTTCCTATGGAACGTCATTGCCGACAGGCACGCCATCAAGATGCGGAACTTCATCGGTGTCGACAACCTTTCCTGGGCATCGGACTTCCCGCATGGCAATTCCGAGTTTCCGGAAGATCGCGCCCGGGCCATGAAACTTGTCGCGGACTGCACTGCCGAGGAGCGTAACAAGATCCTCTGGAGCAATGCCGCCCAATTCTACGGGCTGGAGACCTGAGGTATTCCCTTGGCGGGAAGGCGGCGCCCGGACTTCATCCTATGATCCGGGCTGCCGCTCCCGTCTTCTGAACCTTGTGAGGATACTGTATGAACACCGTGCATAGTGCAGATACGGGTACGGCAACTGTCGATCGATCGAAGCTGCCGCTGGTTTATTCCTGTTCCGGTTGCTCGAGCGCAGCCCAGACCAGCAATAGCGTGGCAATCGCGCTCGATCGCCGCAACCTGGCGGAGATGTCCTGCATCGCCGGCGTGGGTGGTGATGTCAAGAAGCTGGTCAAGGTTGCCAAGTCCGGCCGGCCGATCATTGCGATCGACGGTTGTCCCTTGGCCTGCGTGAAGAACTCTCTGGCACGTCACGGGGTGGAACCGGCAGTCTGGCACGAACTCTCCCAGTATGAGGTGGAAAAGGTCTATCAGGCCGATCCGAATCCTGAACTGGTGAAGAAAGTGATAGGCATCGTGACCGACTCGCTGAGTTCGATACCGCAGAAGTAAGCCTTTGCCGCCCGGGATGCAGTCGCATCCCGGCCGGACTCGAGATCTCGCCGCCGGCATGAAACCCGTAAGCCGTTTTCGCTCCCAAGCTGTTTTCGCCATGAAAGATTCGAGTTCGAGGGCGAATATGCATGGGATCGCCGTGACCTGCACGGTCGCGGACAAGGGCTTATCAGACGAAGGAATCTGTTGCTAAACGACACTGATGATGACTACGAATATTCAGGATAGAAATTCAGCGCGTTTGGAAGGAACCGGTTCCTCGATTTCCGTCGCACTGGCCGGCAGCGGTGGAACAGGCGCCATCTCGGCAGCCACCATGCTGGTGGATGCCGCCGGAAAGGCGCAGTGGTACGCGTTGATGACCCGATCGGTCGGTGCGCAGATCCGGGGCGGTGAGACCGCTGCGCTGATCCGCTTCAGCACCGATCCCGTGGCGGGTCACGGCGATGATTTTCAGGTTCTGCTGGCCTTTGACTGGCAGAATCTCGAACGCTTCGCCAGTGAAATCCCCTTATCGGCGAACAGCCTGGTCATTGGCGATCTGGACCATGGAGCGGCGCCGGAGGTGATCGCCGCAACCGGCGCCCGCTATGTCGGGCTGCCGCTCAAACAGCTTGCCAGGACGATTCCCGGCGGGCGTCCGAATATGGTGGGCATGGGAGTCGTTGCCGGGCTGATCGGGCTGCCGCTTGAGCCCTTGTATTCCGTACTCGAGAATTTTTTCGCCGATAAAGGCGATAAGATCCTGGCCGTCAGCAAACAGACGGTAGCGGTCGGTTATGAAGCGGCGGCAGCGCTCGGCGATGAATATCGGCTGCCGCCGGCTCATACACCGTCATCGGGAAAACGCTGGAGTATCAGCGGCAATCAGGCTACGGGCCTGGGCGCCCTCAGGGGAGGCATCCGCTTCGTTGCCGCATATCCCATCACGCCGGCCACCGAAGTTCTGGAGTGGATGGCGGGGGCATTGCCCGGGGTCGGAGGCGCGCTGGTCCAGGTCGAAGATGAACTGGCGGCAATCAACCAGATCGTCGGCGCCTCATACGGCGGTACGCCGGCACTCACCGCCACCGCCGGTCCAGGCCTGTCATTGATGATCGAGTCGCTGGGTCTGGCCGTCGCTGCGGAAGTCCCGCTGGTCGTGGTGGATGTCATGCGCGGCGGTCCATCGACCGGCATCCCTGCGAAATCGGAGCAGGCGGATCTCAATATCGCGATTTACGGCCTGCATGGAGATGCCCCGCACCTGGTGCTGGCACCGAATTCCGTAACGGACTGCATCTTCACTACACAATGGGCCACGCATCTATCGGAGACTCTGCAGGCACCGGCGATCGTGCTTTCCGATCAATATCTCGGACAGACGAAAGCGGTGTTGGACAGGCCTCCCGATATCGTTTTTCCGACCCGGCGTGAATTGGCTAGCGAACCTGCCGACGGCCGGAAGTATCTGCGCTACGCGGATACGCCTTCCGGTGTTTCGCCCATGGCGACCCCGGGTATGCCGGGTTGTCAATATACGGCGGACGGTCTCGAGCATGATCAAAGCGGTGCGCCCTCCTCGCGTGCCGAGGACCATCTTGCTCAGATGAACAAACGTGCCCGCAAGCTTGCCGACCACGACTACGGAGACTACTGGGCGGATCTCGACGGCGAAGGGGATCTGGCCATCGTTACCTGGGGCTCATCCACCGGCGCGGTACGAGAAGCGGCGAGTAGATGGCGAAAGGAAGGCGGCAAGGTCAGAGTGCTCAGCGTTCGCCTGCTGGCGCCGGTACAGCCGGAAAAATTTCAGCAGGCCCTTGCCGGCGTATCTCGCATACTCGTGGTCGAGCAGAGCCACGGTGCACAGTTCTACCGCTACTTGCGGGCTTATTACGACCTGCCGCAGCAGACCAGGATCCTGCATCAACCCGGTCCGTTACCGTTTCGGCCGCACCAGATCTGCGAACAACTTTCCAGCTGGAGAGCGACGTGATTCATGAACCCTTGCTGCAGCAGAAAGAACCCGATGCCGTCATGAAGGATCCGGACAGCTATCGTTCCGGGGTCAAGCCGGTCTGGTGTCCCGGATGTGGCGACTATTCTGTGCTGAGCGCTCTGACCAACGCCATGAGTGCGCTGCAGCTGCCGCCTGAACAGGTCGCCTTGATTTCGGGCATCGGCTGCTCATCGCGAATACCGACATATGTCAACGTCTATGGTTTTCATGGCGTGCATGGGCGTGCCCTGCCGCTGGCCACCGGACTCAAGCTGGCGCGGCCCGATCTGACCGTACTGGCAGCCGGAGGCGATGGTGACGGTTTTTCGATCGGCGGCAATCATTTTCTGCACGCCTGCCGCCGCAATGTGGACATGACCTATATCATCATGGACAACGAGGTCTACGGCATGACGAAAGGCCAGGCCTCGCCGACCACCGCGCCGGACTGGACCGGAAGCGATCTAACCCCGGCGGGAACCGGCTTGACCGCTTTTCAACCCTTGTTGCTGGCATTGGTGACCGGCGCCAACTTCATCGCCCGCTGCTTCAGCGGCGACCCGGCCAATTTGGCGGAAATTCTGGTCGAGGCGATTCGACACCCGGGCTTCTCGGTCGTACAGATCCTGAGTCCCTGTCCGACTTTTCGCCCGGAGCAGCGCCAGTGGAAAAATCAGGTGCGTGAGATCCCCGACAGCGCAACAGCCGATTTTCGCAGCGCCGCCCGTTTTTTGATGGAAGATGACGGCCTGAGCGTGGGGCGGATCCTTTATCGCACAGATCGTAAGCCATTCGCGCTCTCGAAGAACCGGCGCGGTGATATCAGCGAGTTAGACATGGAATTCGTACTATGACTGCAAGCGGCAATATCAAACCGGAGCGTTCCCTCGAGGATCTGTTGGCCTATGCCGAGATCATGGAACGTGCTGCCGCCAATCGTTATGCGGAGTTGGCCGATATCATGACGGTCCACAACAACCCGGAGGTCTCGGAATTATTCCGCAAGATGGCTGCCATCGAATGGCTGCATGTGAATAATGTCAATGAACTGTCACGTGAACTGACGACCCCGGTTGATGCGGTGCAGGCCGGCGGCGGTGATCGCCTGCGCGGCGCCGAGATTCCGGATTCGGAAGACATGCATTATCTGCACACGCCGCACCATGCATTAAAACTGGCGCAGAAATATGAGCAAAACGCTCTGGATTTTTATCGCCAATTGGCCGAGTCGGCGAAGAGCGACGAGTTGCGTGCCGCGGCGCTGCGGCTGGCGGCCGAGGAGGAATCTCATCTGCGTGAATTGGATAGCTGGCTGCTTCAGTATCCCGAACCGGAACCCGGTTGGGATAAGGACTTTGATCCGCCGAATGCAATTGATTGACTCGTACAAGCACAGCAGGACAACACCGGCACCCGCTGTCCAGGTGATGATCTGCGGATACACTTGATGTTCATGCTGGATCGGCAGGCCAATGCGAAGTCTGTCGCAGCAAATCGCCGGGAACGCTCGGCATACTTCGATATTGACCGATAGGTGGCAAGTCATGAGTCTGAGAATCACGGAACTGTGCAGCGCCTGTGATGCGTGTCTGTCTGAATGCCCTACGGAAGCCATTACCGCCGGAAGACCCTACGTAATCGATCAGGACAAGTGCGTCGAATGCGTCGGCTTCTTCGATGAACCTCAATGCATGGATGTCTGTCCGGTCAACGGAGCAATCGTGCCGGCAACGATGCAGTCCGGTGCCGGTTGACGAAGATATCGCCGATGCAGGCAGTCGCCATGAGCACCGACCCGGGAGATCTGCGCCGGGCGTTCGGTACCTTTGCCACCGGAGTGACGATCGTTACCGCCCGCAGCGTGACCGGACAGGACGTAGGCTTGACGGTCAACAGCTTCAGTTCCGTTTCGCTGGATCCCCCGATGGTGCTCTGGAGTCTCGCCAAAACCTCGGGAAACCGTGCCACTTTCATGGAAACGGACTCTTTTGCCGTACATATCCTGGCCCAGGAACAGGCTGATCTCGCCGCGATATTCGCCCAGCGCGGTGTTGATAAATTCGCCGGGCTCGAGCTTGATCGCGGTATCGAACAGGTCCCTTTGCTCGATAACTGCAGTGCCCGCTTCCAGTGTAAGACGGTTTTCCGCTTCGATGGCGGCGATCATGACATTCTAGGCGGCGAGATCGTCGCCTATGAGCATTTCGAGCGCCCTCCCCTGGTCTTCCTCTCCGGCCGGTATGCGATTGCCATGGAGCATCCCGAGGAGGGCCCGGCAGCCGAGGATCAAGAGCCGTTCGCCACCAGTACACTGATGTCGTTGCAGTATCTGGTGGCCAAGGCGCACTATCAATGTCAGCTTGCTCTACGGCCCGAGCTGGCCCGGGCGGATCTCACCGAGGTCGAGTTCTATCTGCTGGCGGTTGTAGCAATGACCAGTCCCTGTACAGTGGATTATCTCCTGCGGCGGGTAGAAACCTCGGGGGCCGAGGTCAGCAAGGTGAATATCGACCGTCTCGTGAATCGAGGCTTTCTGGTCAGGCAGAGCGCGGCGCGGGAAGATTTACGTATCACTATCGAAGGCGGCAAAATTCTGATGCGGCTCGCCGCCGTCAGAAAGACCATCGAAAGCGATGCCCTCAAGGACTTCAGTTTGACCGAGATCGGCGTCTTCAAACAAATGCTGCGCAGGGTGGTCCAGCGAACCATGCCGGCAGAGCACAGCCTGGCATGACGGCTCCCGCCGGAAATCGCCGTTCCCGATCCTCGGCGATCCCTGCCTCCTCGACCTCCCGCCCGAACCGCTGATGCCGCCGCGAGGTTGGATGCTACGCATCCAACCTCGATGCATACACCAGCCGCAGGCCGTCATGGCCGAATAATCGACTCAAACGCTCGGTCAGCTCGCAGGTCGGCGTCACCGACCATTCATCCGGCAGCACCACTTCCGCGCGCGCCTCGATATTTCGGTAGCGTATCGCCACTTGGCAGCGTCCGCCGCGAAACGGCTGCAGCGTCTCGTGCAATGACTCGACGAACCGGCGATCGACCCCGCGGTCGGCCTCGCCATCGGCATTGACGGGCCAGCGCAGCACCAGGCGGCGGCCATATCGTTCACGCGCCTGATCGATGTCCATCACGTGTTTGGCAGTCAGGCGCCAGTCCTCAATGTAATCATCGAAGCGCAGCGAGCCTTCGACTATCAGGATCGCACCCTTCGCGACCCGGCTGCGGTACTCCTGCCAGACATCCTCGAACATGGAGACCTCCATGCGGCCGCTGCGATCATCGAGCGTAAAAGTCGTACGCTGGCCGCGCTTGCCGGTTTCGAACACCATGCCGGCCACGGATACGGGTCTGCCCTTGAAATGAAATCCCTCGTTGCTTCCGGGTGCCGGCCGCTCTCCGATGATATCGGCGATGCGGCCGCTGATGATGGGACGCAGTTCGGCGGCGAATTCCTCGAATGGATGTCCGGTGAGATACAGCCCCAGAGTCTCGCGCTCCCCCTCCAGGCGCACGCGGGAACTCCAGTCCGGCAGCACCTCCACCGGCACCGGCGCCTCGCTCTGTGTATTCGTATCCAGGAGGCCGAACATATCGTCCTGGCCGACGGCGCGTGCACGCAGAGTCTGGTCCGCAAGCTGCATCGCCGCCGGCAGACTGTGCATCAAGGTGGCACGGTTCGGCCCCAATGAATCGGCGGCGCCGGCGCGGATCAGCGCCTCCAGCACGCGGCGATTCATGCGATTGATATCGGAGCGCCGGCATAGATCGGCCAGGTCGCGATAGGGACCGCCGCTGTCGCGTTGGGCAACCAGCATTTCCACGACGCCCTGGCCGACGCCCTTGATCGCACCGAGTCCATAGCGAATACGGCGTTCGCCCGATACCGTGAACATGTAGTGCGAAGCGTTGACATCGGGCGGCTCGACCTCGAGCCGCATACGGCGCGCCTCATCGATCAGAGTCACGACCTTGTCGGTCTTGTCCATGTCCGCCGACAACACCGCTGCCATGAAGGCGGCTGGATAATGCGTCTTGAGCCAGGCGGTCTGATAGGACAGCAGCGCGTAAGCGGCGGAGTGGGACTTGTTGAAGCCGTACCCCGCAAATTTTTCCATGAGATCGAAGATATGTTCCGCCGTGCGCTGTGCGACACCACGGCCGGTCGCGCCGGTCACGAAGATCGAACGCTGCTGCGCCATTTCCTCGGGCTTTTTCTTGCCCATCGCCCGGCGCAACAGGTCGGCTCCGCCCAGCGTATAGCCGGCCAGCACCTGGGCAATCTGCATGACCTGTTCCTGGTACAGGATGACACCGTAGGTCGGGGCCAGTACAGGCTGTAGATCGGGATGCAGATAGTCGATCGGCCCGGTGATCTTGCCATGCTTGCGGGCGATGAAGTCATCGACCATGCCCGATTGCAGCGGTCCCGGCCGGAACAAGGCCACGAGCGCGATGATGTCCTCGAAGCAGTCCGGCTGCAGACGCCGGATGAGATCCTTCATGCCGCGCGATTCGAGCTGGAATACTGCAGTGGTTGTACAGCGCTTGAGCAGATCGTAGGTGGCCGTATCGTCCATGGGCAGTGCGGCCATGTCCAGCAACGCTTCGCCGTGCTGCAAGCGCTGCGCATTGATGGTCTTGACGGCCCAGTCGATGATCGTCAGGGTGCGCAGGCCCAGAAAATCGAACTTGACGAGCCCGACTGCTTCCACATCATCCTTGTCGAATTGGGTGACGACGCTGCCGCCGGAGGCATCACAGAACAGCGGGGTGAAATCCGTCAGCATCGAGGGCGCGATCACCACGCCGCCGGCATGCATGCCGGCGTTGCGGACCAGGCCTTCCAGCGACATGGCCATATCCAGCAGTGCGCGCGTCTCCTCCTCCTCGCGATAGCGGCGCCGCAGTTCCTCCTCCTTCTCCATGGCTGCCTTCAGCGTGATGCCGAGTTCAAACGGTATCAGCTTGGCGATCGAATCGGCGTAGCCGTAACTCTGGCCGAAGATCCGCGCGACGTCGCGCACCACCGCCTTGGCGGCCATGGTGCCGTAGGTAATGATCTGGGAGACGCGCTCGCGCCCGTAGCGCTGCGCCACATAGTCGATGACCCGATCACGGCCGTCCATGCAGAAGTCGATATCGAAGTCGGGCATGGAGACGCGTTCCGGATTGAGGAAGCGTTCGAACAGCAGATCGTAGCGCAGCGGGTCAAGATCGGTAATGCCAAGGGCGTACGCCACCAGGGATCCGGCGCCCGAACCGCGGCCGGGGCCGACCGGCACACCATTGTCGCGTGCCCAGCGAATGAAGTCCGCTACGATCAGAAAATAGCCGGCGAAGCCCATCGGGCAGATGACGCCGAGTTCCGCATCCAGGCGTTCCTGATATTCCCGCGGGGTGATCACGCGCGCCTTCATGGGTGCGGCACCGAGCCGGAGCAGTCTTTGCTGCAGCCCCCGCTGCGACTCCTCACGCAAAAAATCCTCCATGCTCATGCCGGAAGGCACGGGATACGGCGGCAGCACCGACTTGCCGAGGGTCAGTTGCAGGGTGCAGCGCCGGGCGATCTCGACGGAATTCGTCAGCGCCTCGGGCAGCTCCTTGAACAAGGCCGCCATTTCCTGCGGCGACTTGAGATACTGCTCGCGGCTGTAATGCCGCGACCGCTTGGGATCATCGAGCAGGCTGCCTTCCTGGATGCATACGCGCGCTTCATGCGCATCGAAGTCCGTGGGCCGCAGAAAACGTACGTCGTTCGTGGCGACGATCGGCACACCCCGCTCGCAGGCGAGTTCGAGCGAGCCCTGGATGAGCCGCTCTTCCGCCTCGCGGCCGGTACGCTGTAATTCCAGATAAAAGCGATCGCCGAACAGATCGAGCCAGAAGCCCAGTGCCGTGCGGGCGTCCTCGGGACGCC
This window contains:
- a CDS encoding SUI1 family translation initiation factor produces the protein MKPRPSRSRSRDDGGIVYSTGIGERCPNCLRARPECVCRKGTPGKGASGKAAADGVVRVSRETQGRKGKGVTVIAGLGLPEPELQLLATELKKHCGCGGSVENGRIEIQGDHRDRLVEDLTRRGWAVKRAGG
- a CDS encoding CaiB/BaiF CoA transferase family protein, giving the protein MTAKNLPLAGIKVVEVSMWAFVPAAGAVLADMGAEVVKIEPHTGDPMRGLTYQGIAPGTGGFTFLWDIFNRGKRSVAMDLNVEGATDVLHRLLEDADVFLVSLLPSARRKLKIDIEDICSRHPRLIYAVGSGQGAHGPEADKGGYDALSFWARGGVASAVTPDDSPHVLLQPTGAFGDSISGAILAGGVAAALAQRAMTGKISVVDTSLLGTSMWVMQTGIIGATLAGVNELPKLSRDIVPNPLVNSYRTSDGRFIALCMLQSQRYWPGFCKAAGRPELINDPRFDTDENRTANLKACVTMLDELFATRTLAEWETILASQEGQWNIVQQAGELARDPQAVANRFIQEVDYGDSRALKMVSTPLQFDRQALNARPAPDLGAHNDQVLAELGYDEEQILNLKIAGIVS
- a CDS encoding cytochrome P450, translated to MAESLRRSTSPLAEKLSREDSCPHKGTSALASNQADQAASHTAAGVPNGIETDWDPRSAEVLRDQRAAYDSMRERCPVAFSEFMHWSLFRHEDIERALLDHETFSNAVSQHLTVPNGMDPPEHTAYRAIIDRCFTPERVDAFAPVCRGIAADLVRNMLGRDEVELIADLALPFSVYVQCAHLNWPTTLHEPLIRWTRRNYEANLKRDRHITSEIAREFEALIDDMIEARSQGQSKPEDDLTAVLLNERVWGRPLSNEEIASILRNWTVGEIGSISAAVGIVAYYLAQHVDLQQQLRTQPSLLDAAIDEILRMFGPLVANRRITTRPVEIGGRKIGAGERISLMWIAGNRDGRVFDDPDSFRLDRDPAKNLLYGAGVHVCPGAPLARLELRMITEELLRQTTAIEPVPGKTPVNAIFPSSGYATLPLCIKR
- a CDS encoding amidohydrolase family protein — protein: MSAIPVKLLSCDTHLEHWGTVLENYIPQKHHPLFEQAPYKIKIHGHTPCYGDDGVNVAAIGGYRDYWKIRKGTIDIKKDKIPGTYGGPDEYAEWMKIDGITAAVLLPGGPTGSVIGVARGTLDRAEYLDVLRGYNNFASDFSKAYPDMFLGGACIPTTGIDDAIAELQRVSKLPGIRTVAPAAFPNGSASPQPEDDRFYQEAMNLGMPITMHGGWSSPIGGCKNDQDVAAWIIGHIEVVTGGPYSATQMILSGVFDRLPNLRIIVLEAGAGWLPFSMDVMDHFYDRQRHWAGIDLKNPPSWYCTSGNFLWNVIADRHAIKMRNFIGVDNLSWASDFPHGNSEFPEDRARAMKLVADCTAEERNKILWSNAAQFYGLET
- a CDS encoding putative zinc-binding protein encodes the protein MNTVHSADTGTATVDRSKLPLVYSCSGCSSAAQTSNSVAIALDRRNLAEMSCIAGVGGDVKKLVKVAKSGRPIIAIDGCPLACVKNSLARHGVEPAVWHELSQYEVEKVYQADPNPELVKKVIGIVTDSLSSIPQK
- a CDS encoding 2-oxoacid:acceptor oxidoreductase subunit alpha, which gives rise to MMTTNIQDRNSARLEGTGSSISVALAGSGGTGAISAATMLVDAAGKAQWYALMTRSVGAQIRGGETAALIRFSTDPVAGHGDDFQVLLAFDWQNLERFASEIPLSANSLVIGDLDHGAAPEVIAATGARYVGLPLKQLARTIPGGRPNMVGMGVVAGLIGLPLEPLYSVLENFFADKGDKILAVSKQTVAVGYEAAAALGDEYRLPPAHTPSSGKRWSISGNQATGLGALRGGIRFVAAYPITPATEVLEWMAGALPGVGGALVQVEDELAAINQIVGASYGGTPALTATAGPGLSLMIESLGLAVAAEVPLVVVDVMRGGPSTGIPAKSEQADLNIAIYGLHGDAPHLVLAPNSVTDCIFTTQWATHLSETLQAPAIVLSDQYLGQTKAVLDRPPDIVFPTRRELASEPADGRKYLRYADTPSGVSPMATPGMPGCQYTADGLEHDQSGAPSSRAEDHLAQMNKRARKLADHDYGDYWADLDGEGDLAIVTWGSSTGAVREAASRWRKEGGKVRVLSVRLLAPVQPEKFQQALAGVSRILVVEQSHGAQFYRYLRAYYDLPQQTRILHQPGPLPFRPHQICEQLSSWRAT
- a CDS encoding 2-oxoacid:ferredoxin oxidoreductase subunit beta, encoding MKDPDSYRSGVKPVWCPGCGDYSVLSALTNAMSALQLPPEQVALISGIGCSSRIPTYVNVYGFHGVHGRALPLATGLKLARPDLTVLAAGGDGDGFSIGGNHFLHACRRNVDMTYIIMDNEVYGMTKGQASPTTAPDWTGSDLTPAGTGLTAFQPLLLALVTGANFIARCFSGDPANLAEILVEAIRHPGFSVVQILSPCPTFRPEQRQWKNQVREIPDSATADFRSAARFLMEDDGLSVGRILYRTDRKPFALSKNRRGDISELDMEFVL